The nucleotide window CTTTTTCAGATGCATATGACGAATTTCGCTCAAGAAACTTTACATTTGAAATTGCTTCTGTGGTAAAAAATGTATTCATTCAGTCGATAGCTGCTATAGTTATTTTATTTTTTGCCAAACACAAACATCTGGATGAAGCATTTATTGTAATATACCCCACCTTACTTTTCCTTCTATTGCTTATAAACAAAATGATAGTCCGGAAAGTTCTCCAACTGCAGAGAAAAAAGGGAATGTTTTTAAGGAACCTTTTAATAGTTGGTACCGGCGAACTGGGAATGAGTTTTTTCGATATTCTTCAAAAAAATCCTCAGTTTGGTTACAGAGTAGTCGGCTTCGTAGACGATAAAAAGAATACCGTCCTGAATGGATTATATCGTGGCGATATTGGCAATTTGGATGAAATACTCTCAAACTCAGAAATCAATGATGTTATAATTGCACTTCCGGATTATTCAGCAAACAAACTGGAAGGTGTTATTAAAACTTGTGAAAACCACACTATACGAGTAAAAGTGATTCCAGATTATTTCAAATTTATGTCATCCAAATATAAATTTTCAATGTTTGGAAGATTCCCAATTGTTTCAGTAAGAGAGGATAGATTAAATGAATTCCATTGGCGATTAATAAAGAGAGCCTTGGATCTTGGGGTTACCCTGTTCTTATTTTTACTTATTTTCTGGTGGCTTTGGCCAATTATAGGTTTCGCAATAAAGATGAGTTCAGCAGGCCCTATTTTCTTTAAACAAGAACGTTGGGGAAGACATAACCAAAGATTTATTGCTTATAAATTTCGCTCTATGAAGACAGATTGTGCTGAAATTTCTTCTACGGGAAAATATGTGCAGGCTACTAAAAATGATCCGAGAATTACTAAAATTGGAAATTTTCTTCGGAAGACAAGTCTTGATGAATTACCTCAATTTATTAACGTTCTTAAAGGTGAAATGAGTTTAGTAGGACCGAGACCTCATCCAACACCGCTAAACCTTGAATCAAAAAACCAAGTTTATTTATACATGCTTAGGCATCTTGTAACTCCCGGTCTGACGGGTTGGGCACAGATAAAAGGTCACAGGGGAGAAACGAAAACAGTGGAAGATATGCAACAGAGAATTAACCACGATGTGTGGTATATTGAAAACTGGTCATTCTGGTTGGACATTCAAATCATTTTGCTTACCATTTGGCTGATGATTATTGGAGATCAAAAAGCATATTGATTATTCTCTGCATTTCAAAACAATAATATCAGACCAGTGACAATGAAGTAAGGTTGAATTAAATTTACAGACCTAGCCACCGTGCTATTATGTTTCTTTGCACCTCATTAGCACCCGAATAAATTGTTCCTGCCATTGAGTCTCTTAGAATTCTTTCAACTTCATATTCTGTTGTGAATCCGTAACCGCCAAATATCTGAACTGTATCCATTGCACATTTGATTAAGGCTTCACTGACATAAACTTTTGTAATCGAAGCATCCATTGTAACGTGTTTCCCTTTGTCTAAAAGCCAGGCTGCTTTATAAACCAGGTTCCTTGATGTTTCAATTCTGATTTTCATATCGACAATTTTGTGCGAGATCGCTTGATAGGAAGAAATTTTATTGCCTGAAGCTTTTCTTGTTTTTGAATACTTAATAGCTTTTTCTAGTAACCGCTCCATAGTTCCGATATGTGCAGCAGCAATACAAATTCGTTCCCAATCCATTGAATAAGCAAAAATTGTTGGACCTGCTCCAAGCCCGCCTAAAACAGCTTTCGCGGGTACAAAAGCATTATCTAAGACTATTTCACCTATTGGACTTGTACGAAGACCCATCTTTTCGAACTTTTGGCCAGGTATGTACCCCGGTGTATCCCGCTCAACTAAAAAAACAGAGATGCCGCCATAGTAACCTTTGTCAACATCGCTCATCGCATACAAAATTGCAAGATCAGCAACCGGACCATTGGATGAAAAAGTTTTTGTGCCTGTAATTCTAAATCCATCTTTATCGGGTAAAGCTTTGGTTGACATATTAAATGCATCACTACCTGAACTGGGTTCAGTCATTCCATTAACAGCTATAATAGATCCATCACAAAGACGGGGGAGGTACTTTTGTTTCTGTTCTTC belongs to Ignavibacteriales bacterium and includes:
- a CDS encoding undecaprenyl-phosphate glucose phosphotransferase; its protein translation is MLQYQKSLRYIRLLLDISTIVPAYFITVWMEFYPKTPVFSYKIFFILIFLVLVWPASATFSDAYDEFRSRNFTFEIASVVKNVFIQSIAAIVILFFAKHKHLDEAFIVIYPTLLFLLLLINKMIVRKVLQLQRKKGMFLRNLLIVGTGELGMSFFDILQKNPQFGYRVVGFVDDKKNTVLNGLYRGDIGNLDEILSNSEINDVIIALPDYSANKLEGVIKTCENHTIRVKVIPDYFKFMSSKYKFSMFGRFPIVSVREDRLNEFHWRLIKRALDLGVTLFLFLLIFWWLWPIIGFAIKMSSAGPIFFKQERWGRHNQRFIAYKFRSMKTDCAEISSTGKYVQATKNDPRITKIGNFLRKTSLDELPQFINVLKGEMSLVGPRPHPTPLNLESKNQVYLYMLRHLVTPGLTGWAQIKGHRGETKTVEDMQQRINHDVWYIENWSFWLDIQIILLTIWLMIIGDQKAY
- a CDS encoding acyl-CoA dehydrogenase family protein; amino-acid sequence: MDFGYTEDQLNLKKEIIRFAKKELNNNVIERDRQQTFSRDLWQKCGEMGLQGLPVPEEYGGLGLDAVSTAIALEGLGYGCEDGGLVFSICAHLLACVIPIWKYANEEQKQKYLPRLCDGSIIAVNGMTEPSSGSDAFNMSTKALPDKDGFRITGTKTFSSNGPVADLAILYAMSDVDKGYYGGISVFLVERDTPGYIPGQKFEKMGLRTSPIGEIVLDNAFVPAKAVLGGLGAGPTIFAYSMDWERICIAAAHIGTMERLLEKAIKYSKTRKASGNKISSYQAISHKIVDMKIRIETSRNLVYKAAWLLDKGKHVTMDASITKVYVSEALIKCAMDTVQIFGGYGFTTEYEVERILRDSMAGTIYSGANEVQRNIIARWLGL